One region of Peptococcaceae bacterium 1198_IL3148 genomic DNA includes:
- the smc gene encoding chromosome segregation protein SMC — MLKRLDIQGFKSFADKTKVTFKPGLTVVVGPNGSGKSNISDAINWVLGEQRASALRGAKMDDVIFAGSDKRRGVGMCEVSLTLDNSQNIFPIDYSEMTITRRIFRSGESQFMINKVPCRLKDIHNLLMDTGIGKGAYSIIGQGKVDEILHNRPEERRMIIEEAAGIVKYRRRKEEAQRKLTNTEQDLLRLGDIIAELHDRLEPLQQEAAKAQKWHGLVRERRQLELGLLARELIDLEDKLSVLGEQLKQWQQADQQRDTLQDQNVTKLENQLLNHNMQLEQYRAQAEQLKTDIQTMESQVSLVKERQSSCRLEYQRIQQQRAETEQRLQQLKLEREQEQQQLQQLKSSIQPKKNAIKQLNEQLELAAEKLQQQETLLEDDKAQIIDLMNNGAQGRAALQRAEERKASAEYRLSQLRQSAHDATLEQNRLKEQLKMVREETIQLEQKISTGQQKIKDNEELRRQIKTQLNSSQETLRDIRGKISEAKSRHRVLVETQEGYSGYQRGVREVLLAIKMGRAQLAGICGTVAELIKVPMEYELAIETALGGALQNLVTEKDTDARQVIEYLKKNKLGRVTFLPLNTLRPSKRHPLEQQALHMPGVMGVAADLIKCDPRYQVVVEFLLGKVLVVNNIDHALKAARTSGQRLRLVTLEGESIYPGGSLAGGGSAVKSGGLLKARREREEYAQRIAELQQREQALVVAEQHQAAELNGLELEIDGLKEQLVKYQVTLAGKKQELIQLEDAVTKYGYRSQENTYEINNLQQEITNHDQVQELAAKQVAEAEGKLKQVQDMIQNKQQQLLNLKAQCQQIQDQITAAKVELAGVEQQQSGLSNLVERLNQENSKLRQELALLNTQEQGLQVKEQQLQQQGDQYQQRLIQLQQRYDHCSQLMQTAKEKQAELQQALEQARIELQQLQQQRQQQLARAHNLQLQQARLETEKQAILQRLEQDFNIENIEELTVEPVENLRQTKNRIAELKNAIETMGSVNPMAEQEYQQVFERYDYLHKQKQDLDESKQSLQQLISEMDQLMSSKFVSTFQQIEKEFGTVFKELFGGGSATLRMVGDNPLTAGIDIDARPPGKKLQNIGLLSGGERSLTAIALLFAILRIKPSPFCVLDEIDAALDEANVDRFAEYLSKFSQRVPFVVISHRKGTMERADTIYGVTMGNTGISKIFSIELTKAEAAVADA; from the coding sequence GTGCTAAAACGATTAGATATTCAAGGCTTTAAATCCTTTGCCGATAAAACAAAAGTTACCTTTAAGCCGGGGTTAACGGTGGTTGTGGGCCCCAATGGCAGTGGTAAGAGTAACATCTCTGATGCCATTAACTGGGTACTGGGAGAACAGCGGGCCAGTGCACTGCGGGGCGCTAAGATGGATGACGTTATTTTTGCCGGCAGTGATAAACGCCGTGGCGTTGGCATGTGTGAGGTATCGTTGACATTGGACAATAGTCAAAATATCTTTCCCATTGACTACTCAGAAATGACCATTACCAGACGGATATTTCGTTCCGGTGAAAGTCAGTTTATGATCAACAAAGTGCCTTGTCGCTTAAAAGATATCCACAACCTACTGATGGATACCGGTATTGGTAAAGGAGCATACTCCATTATCGGCCAGGGTAAAGTTGATGAAATTCTACATAACAGACCAGAAGAACGACGCATGATAATTGAAGAGGCGGCAGGAATAGTAAAGTATCGTCGCCGCAAAGAAGAGGCTCAGCGCAAACTGACCAACACTGAGCAGGATTTGTTGCGCTTAGGCGATATCATTGCTGAGTTGCACGATCGTTTAGAACCATTACAACAGGAAGCCGCCAAGGCCCAAAAGTGGCATGGCCTGGTCAGGGAGCGTAGGCAGTTGGAATTGGGGCTGTTGGCCCGGGAATTAATTGATTTGGAAGATAAACTTTCCGTCCTGGGCGAGCAGCTAAAACAGTGGCAACAGGCAGATCAGCAAAGGGACACGCTGCAGGACCAAAATGTCACTAAATTAGAAAATCAGTTATTGAACCATAACATGCAGTTGGAACAATACCGCGCCCAGGCCGAGCAACTGAAAACTGACATTCAAACGATGGAAAGCCAGGTTTCGTTAGTAAAGGAAAGACAAAGCAGTTGTCGTCTGGAATACCAGCGCATTCAACAACAAAGGGCGGAAACAGAGCAACGATTACAACAGCTTAAATTAGAAAGGGAGCAAGAACAGCAGCAACTACAGCAGCTTAAATCCTCTATTCAGCCAAAGAAAAATGCAATTAAGCAATTGAATGAACAGCTAGAATTGGCAGCGGAAAAATTGCAGCAACAAGAGACGTTGTTAGAAGATGATAAAGCGCAAATTATTGATCTGATGAACAACGGGGCCCAGGGCAGGGCCGCTTTACAGCGGGCCGAAGAGCGTAAAGCCTCTGCCGAATACCGTCTTTCTCAGTTGCGTCAATCAGCCCACGATGCCACATTGGAACAAAATCGGTTAAAAGAACAATTAAAAATGGTACGGGAAGAAACCATACAGTTAGAGCAAAAAATCTCCACCGGCCAGCAAAAAATTAAAGACAATGAAGAATTACGCCGCCAAATAAAGACCCAACTAAATAGCAGCCAGGAAACACTGAGGGATATCCGCGGTAAAATATCCGAAGCCAAATCCCGCCATCGGGTGTTGGTGGAAACCCAAGAAGGTTACAGCGGTTACCAACGGGGTGTCAGAGAAGTGTTGTTGGCGATAAAAATGGGTAGAGCCCAGTTGGCAGGTATTTGTGGTACCGTGGCCGAACTGATAAAGGTGCCGATGGAATATGAGTTGGCCATTGAGACCGCGCTGGGTGGGGCATTGCAAAACTTAGTTACCGAAAAGGATACCGATGCCAGACAGGTAATTGAATATTTAAAGAAAAATAAGTTGGGCCGAGTAACCTTTCTACCACTGAACACACTGCGCCCCTCAAAAAGACACCCATTGGAACAGCAGGCATTACATATGCCGGGGGTAATGGGGGTAGCGGCTGATTTAATTAAGTGTGATCCCCGTTATCAAGTGGTGGTTGAATTTTTGTTGGGCAAAGTGTTGGTGGTGAATAATATTGATCATGCTTTAAAAGCAGCCCGCACCAGTGGCCAACGGTTGCGCTTAGTCACTTTGGAAGGCGAGTCTATCTATCCTGGCGGTTCATTGGCTGGTGGTGGCAGTGCTGTAAAAAGTGGTGGCCTGCTGAAGGCTCGCCGGGAAAGAGAGGAATATGCCCAAAGGATTGCCGAACTGCAACAAAGGGAACAGGCACTGGTAGTGGCTGAGCAGCATCAGGCAGCGGAATTAAATGGCTTAGAACTGGAAATAGATGGTTTAAAGGAGCAGCTTGTTAAGTATCAAGTGACTTTGGCAGGTAAAAAGCAAGAGTTGATTCAGCTGGAAGATGCAGTGACCAAGTACGGATACCGCAGTCAGGAAAATACCTATGAAATAAATAACCTGCAACAGGAAATTACAAACCACGATCAGGTGCAAGAACTGGCTGCCAAACAGGTGGCTGAGGCTGAGGGAAAATTAAAGCAAGTACAGGATATGATTCAAAATAAACAGCAACAGCTGTTAAATTTGAAAGCCCAATGTCAGCAAATACAAGATCAAATCACCGCTGCCAAGGTGGAACTGGCTGGCGTGGAACAACAGCAATCTGGTCTGAGCAACCTAGTGGAAAGACTAAACCAAGAGAATAGTAAACTAAGGCAAGAGCTGGCGCTCCTCAATACCCAGGAGCAAGGCTTACAGGTTAAAGAACAGCAACTGCAGCAGCAAGGGGATCAATATCAACAAAGGCTGATACAATTGCAGCAGCGGTATGACCATTGCAGTCAGCTGATGCAAACTGCCAAGGAGAAACAGGCTGAGCTGCAACAGGCATTGGAGCAAGCAAGAATAGAACTGCAACAACTGCAACAGCAAAGGCAACAACAATTGGCCCGAGCCCACAATTTGCAACTGCAACAGGCGCGCCTTGAGACCGAGAAACAAGCAATTTTGCAACGTCTGGAGCAGGATTTTAATATTGAAAATATTGAAGAATTAACGGTGGAACCGGTGGAAAACTTGCGGCAAACCAAAAACCGCATTGCTGAGCTGAAAAATGCCATTGAGACCATGGGTTCGGTAAATCCAATGGCTGAACAGGAGTATCAACAGGTTTTTGAAAGATATGACTACCTGCACAAGCAGAAACAGGATTTAGATGAAAGTAAGCAGTCATTGCAACAACTGATATCAGAAATGGATCAGCTGATGTCCAGCAAATTTGTCAGCACCTTTCAGCAGATTGAAAAGGAGTTTGGTACAGTATTTAAAGAACTCTTTGGTGGCGGCTCTGCAACGCTGCGTATGGTGGGTGATAACCCGCTCACCGCCGGGATAGACATTGATGCCCGTCCGCCAGGTAAAAAGCTACAGAATATTGGCTTGTTATCCGGTGGTGAAAGGTCGTTAACGGCCATTGCGTTGTTATTTGCCATTTTGAGAATTAAACCCAGCCCCTTCTGTGTGTTGGACGAAATTGATGCGGCGTTGGATGAAGCCAATGTGGATCGATTTGCAGAGTATCTGAGCAAATTTAGCCAAAGGGTGCCCTTTGTGGTGATTAGCCACCGTAAGGGAACGATGGAACGGGCTGATACCATTTATGGAGTGACCATGGGTAACACCGGCATATCCAAAATATTTTCAATTGAGTTGACCAAAGCCGAGGCGGCTGTGGCTGACGCCTAA
- the nrdD gene encoding anaerobic ribonucleoside-triphosphate reductase — translation MTPKITVSGTVSQLEIDMLLKEEQAKAQRQGKIVTELVITEISAEELEVKVVTSPPIKRVRRITGYLAETDRFNSAKHQELKDRVTHM, via the coding sequence ATGACACCAAAAATCACTGTGTCCGGAACGGTAAGCCAACTAGAAATTGACATGTTATTAAAGGAAGAACAAGCTAAAGCTCAGCGGCAAGGCAAAATTGTCACCGAACTGGTGATTACAGAAATTAGTGCCGAAGAACTGGAGGTCAAGGTGGTCACTTCGCCACCAATCAAAAGGGTGCGCCGCATTACCGGTTATTTAGCAGAGACCGATCGTTTCAACAGCGCTAAACACCAAGAATTAAAAGATCGGGTGACCCATATGTAG
- the ftsY gene encoding signal recognition particle-docking protein FtsY: protein MGFFDRLKAGLSKTRKGFVEKVEQVVIGRNKIDEELFEELEEVLIQADIGVNTALELVDRVRQGVKLRNIGDPAKVKDIFQEELEYLIGEKSEPINLNPEGLTVIMVVGVNGVGKTTTIGKMANYFKGQGKKVILAAGDTFRAGAIDQLEIWGQRVGADVIKQAEGSDPGAVTYDALQAAKARKADILLIDTAGRLHNKSNLMEELKKIHRIVARELPGAPHETLLVLDATTGQNAISQAKLFGEAVNVTGIALTKLDGTAKGGVVIGIKTDLHIPVKMIGVGEGIDDLQPFNPSEFVSALYGLNIEQ, encoded by the coding sequence ATGGGTTTTTTTGATCGATTAAAAGCAGGATTGAGCAAAACCAGAAAGGGTTTTGTGGAAAAGGTTGAGCAGGTGGTTATCGGCCGCAATAAAATTGATGAAGAGCTGTTCGAAGAACTGGAAGAAGTGTTAATCCAAGCGGATATTGGCGTTAACACCGCACTGGAACTGGTGGACAGAGTGCGGCAGGGAGTTAAACTGCGCAATATCGGTGATCCAGCTAAAGTAAAGGACATCTTCCAGGAGGAACTGGAATACTTAATTGGCGAAAAATCAGAACCAATTAATCTCAATCCCGAGGGTCTGACGGTAATTATGGTGGTGGGCGTCAATGGTGTCGGTAAAACCACCACCATTGGTAAAATGGCTAACTATTTTAAAGGTCAGGGCAAAAAGGTTATTTTGGCCGCCGGTGATACCTTCCGGGCCGGCGCCATTGATCAACTGGAAATCTGGGGTCAACGTGTGGGTGCCGATGTGATTAAACAGGCAGAGGGTTCTGACCCAGGGGCGGTGACCTATGATGCGCTGCAGGCAGCGAAAGCCAGAAAGGCCGATATTTTATTGATTGACACCGCTGGCAGATTGCATAACAAGAGTAACTTAATGGAAGAACTGAAAAAAATACATCGCATTGTGGCCAGAGAATTGCCCGGTGCCCCCCATGAGACACTGCTGGTGCTAGATGCCACCACCGGTCAAAATGCCATCAGTCAGGCAAAGCTGTTTGGTGAAGCGGTAAATGTGACCGGCATTGCGTTAACTAAGTTAGATGGTACCGCTAAGGGTGGCGTGGTCATTGGTATCAAAACCGACTTGCACATTCCTGTGAAAATGATTGGCGTGGGCGAAGGAATCGATGATTTGCAACCCTTTAACCCCAGCGAATTTGTCTCCGCTTTATATGGACTAAATATAGAACAATAA
- a CDS encoding methyl-accepting chemotaxis protein, with translation MSLINNQVHQVLEKIAPEVVKMVAEETGENVHIMIAGGVILATTQPERKGAVHEGAKKLLTGEIDEAFITEEDCQRLSGVRPGYTAPILYQGQRVAGLGISGDPHRTKPMARIGIRVVENLIEREMSVDNVRMAAQEVYARVEETSAAIEQLSAAAQSMAASSSEVAQMAQQANAKVEQVNAILEAIEEIATRSNLLGLNAAIEAARAGEHGKGFGVVATEIRKMANSSAKSVEETAKVINEIKDFFKQINSSVGYTNSYVQDQSNSLEEMTTQLTEINNQMEQLVRNF, from the coding sequence ATGTCATTAATAAACAACCAAGTGCATCAAGTACTTGAAAAAATAGCTCCAGAAGTGGTAAAAATGGTGGCGGAAGAAACCGGTGAGAATGTTCATATTATGATAGCAGGCGGAGTGATTTTAGCCACCACTCAACCGGAGCGCAAGGGTGCAGTTCACGAAGGGGCAAAAAAATTGTTGACTGGTGAAATTGACGAAGCCTTTATAACCGAGGAGGACTGTCAACGTCTAAGTGGTGTCCGTCCGGGTTATACCGCGCCAATACTATATCAAGGCCAGCGGGTAGCGGGGTTAGGCATATCCGGTGACCCCCACAGAACGAAGCCCATGGCGCGCATCGGCATTAGAGTTGTGGAGAACTTGATTGAACGGGAAATGAGTGTAGACAACGTTAGGATGGCAGCCCAAGAGGTCTACGCCCGGGTGGAAGAAACATCTGCTGCCATTGAACAGCTAAGTGCTGCTGCACAAAGTATGGCTGCCAGCAGTAGTGAAGTGGCACAGATGGCCCAACAGGCCAATGCCAAGGTTGAACAAGTTAATGCCATTTTAGAAGCCATTGAAGAGATTGCAACCCGCAGTAATTTATTAGGCTTAAACGCCGCCATAGAAGCAGCCAGAGCAGGTGAACATGGTAAAGGCTTTGGTGTGGTGGCCACCGAAATTAGAAAGATGGCCAATTCCAGTGCCAAATCAGTGGAGGAGACCGCTAAGGTAATTAATGAGATTAAGGATTTCTTTAAACAAATCAATTCATCGGTGGGCTATACCAACAGTTATGTGCAGGATCAGAGTAATTCTTTAGAAGAAATGACCACTCAGTTGACTGAGATTAATAACCAGATGGAACAACTGGTAAGAAATTTTTAA
- a CDS encoding DUF368 domain-containing protein → MLKMIIQGLILGLIIVLPGMSGGTVFLMFGIYEQVIRDISKLNLKPYWPLGIGLLVGIYLGGIGFTLFFQNHPDATAAFLLGCLLASVKPVIGSCAKPHTKAMVFLVLGVIAGFAMVDESIGQQALVQMNVSWGLLMVAGALSSAAMIIPGIPGSAVLMVLGIYDDILYYVAELHWVNLAIFGIGSILGILLLANVINTLYTNHRLIISYFFAGLIIGSSRGLLPTYFEPLYLVLFMLGFMFVWQASDRGKELKMDTVEEESS, encoded by the coding sequence ATGTTAAAAATGATTATTCAGGGTTTGATATTGGGGTTGATTATAGTGCTGCCCGGGATGAGCGGAGGCACCGTTTTTTTAATGTTTGGGATTTATGAACAGGTGATTAGAGATATATCTAAACTCAATTTAAAACCCTATTGGCCGCTAGGTATTGGCTTGTTGGTAGGTATTTACTTGGGCGGTATTGGTTTTACCTTGTTTTTTCAAAATCATCCTGATGCCACTGCCGCCTTTCTGTTAGGTTGCTTGCTGGCTTCTGTTAAACCGGTAATTGGCAGTTGCGCCAAACCCCATACTAAAGCGATGGTATTTCTTGTTTTGGGCGTCATCGCCGGCTTTGCCATGGTTGATGAAAGCATTGGCCAACAGGCCCTTGTACAAATGAATGTCAGTTGGGGATTGTTGATGGTGGCTGGTGCATTATCCAGTGCGGCCATGATCATACCGGGAATACCGGGCAGCGCAGTCTTGATGGTTTTGGGCATTTATGATGACATACTTTATTATGTCGCCGAGTTACACTGGGTTAATCTTGCCATTTTTGGTATCGGGAGTATTCTTGGTATACTGCTATTAGCCAATGTGATTAATACTTTATATACAAACCACAGGCTAATAATTTCTTACTTTTTTGCGGGATTAATTATTGGGTCATCCCGCGGGTTACTGCCCACTTATTTTGAGCCTCTTTACTTGGTATTGTTTATGCTAGGCTTTATGTTTGTTTGGCAAGCCAGTGATAGGGGAAAAGAACTGAAAATGGATACTGTGGAAGAGGAATCAAGCTAA
- a CDS encoding HD domain-containing phosphohydrolase has product MNNLAVDKDDNFTTNEVNTLLEVGVLLSSNLRLEEVVGIVMEQGIILVQAETGVLWLDLDEEHDLSPVVAYGLDQPLVKKIGQHFQGDVNRILASGEPKIVYRNGNGGSMTLDNISGLLSHQVNSMVFIPLISKGRPLGLLQLINKQDGSNFCPRDLRLCNAFASQAAVIIDNSMLFSNQEKLLISLIKSLTSALDARDPYTKGHSERVSKLSVLIGQSIGLEPAQLEIIQQAALLHDVGKIGIRDNVLLEPGPLDDEKWKVMKSHPEIGAKIIEQIEPRNFMRQVWEGVMYHQEKYNGTGYPKKLKGEAIPLVARIIAIADAYDAMTSDRPYRKGLHPQQALDEIKRCAGAHFDPNLVEPFLALVETIGIASLMEYLEK; this is encoded by the coding sequence ATGAATAATTTAGCCGTTGACAAGGATGATAATTTTACCACCAATGAAGTTAACACGCTACTGGAAGTGGGCGTGCTACTCAGTTCCAATTTACGCTTAGAAGAAGTGGTTGGTATTGTGATGGAGCAAGGCATCATCCTGGTGCAAGCAGAAACAGGTGTGTTATGGCTTGACCTGGATGAAGAACATGATCTGTCACCGGTGGTAGCCTATGGACTGGATCAACCTTTAGTTAAAAAAATAGGACAGCATTTCCAAGGGGACGTCAATAGAATTTTAGCCAGCGGCGAACCAAAGATAGTTTACCGCAACGGCAATGGCGGTTCGATGACGTTAGATAATATCAGTGGCTTACTCAGTCATCAAGTTAATTCCATGGTGTTTATTCCCTTAATCAGTAAAGGTCGGCCACTGGGCTTACTACAGTTAATTAATAAGCAAGATGGTAGTAATTTTTGCCCCCGGGATTTACGGCTATGTAATGCCTTTGCCAGCCAAGCGGCAGTGATTATTGACAACAGTATGCTATTTTCTAACCAGGAAAAGTTATTAATCAGTCTAATTAAGTCTTTAACCTCTGCCCTTGACGCCAGAGACCCATATACCAAGGGTCACTCCGAAAGGGTCAGCAAGTTATCGGTGCTCATTGGTCAAAGTATTGGCTTAGAACCCGCACAGTTGGAAATAATTCAGCAGGCAGCACTGTTGCATGATGTAGGTAAGATCGGTATCCGCGATAATGTTTTGCTTGAGCCTGGGCCGTTGGACGACGAAAAATGGAAAGTGATGAAAAGTCACCCCGAAATTGGGGCAAAAATTATTGAACAGATCGAACCACGCAACTTTATGCGGCAGGTTTGGGAAGGGGTTATGTATCATCAAGAAAAATATAACGGCACCGGTTACCCCAAAAAATTAAAGGGTGAAGCCATCCCATTAGTGGCCCGCATCATAGCCATTGCCGACGCCTACGATGCCATGACCAGCGACCGTCCCTACCGCAAAGGTTTACATCCCCAGCAAGCGTTAGATGAAATCAAAAGATGTGCTGGCGCCCATTTCGACCCTAATTTGGTGGAACCCTTTTTGGCATTGGTAGAAACAATAGGCATTGCCAGCCTGATGGAATACTTAGAAAAGTAA
- the yfcE gene encoding phosphodiesterase yields the protein MKIAVISDTHGSLSLFEKALSVLGECDYIIHGGDVLYHGPRNPLPEGYQPKELAQKINSMSNIIFAKGNCDADVDQMVINHPIQNPYLLVQLGKHKILVNHGYQNDINQYIEQAKKFNVNIFIYGHTHKKELYRDDNLIVLNPGSTALPKDEVHSAAIITDDKIKLIDIMKNEVFKEIDL from the coding sequence TTGAAAATTGCGGTGATTAGCGACACCCATGGAAGCCTTAGTCTATTTGAAAAGGCATTATCTGTTTTGGGAGAATGTGACTATATTATCCACGGGGGCGATGTTTTATACCATGGACCCCGCAACCCGCTGCCCGAAGGCTATCAACCTAAGGAGTTGGCACAAAAAATTAACAGTATGAGTAACATTATTTTTGCCAAAGGCAATTGCGACGCCGATGTGGACCAAATGGTGATTAATCACCCCATTCAAAATCCCTATCTTTTAGTCCAGTTAGGCAAACATAAAATTTTAGTCAACCACGGCTATCAAAATGATATTAACCAATACATAGAGCAAGCTAAAAAATTCAATGTCAATATCTTCATTTATGGCCATACTCATAAAAAGGAACTCTATCGTGATGATAACTTGATTGTGCTTAACCCAGGCAGCACCGCACTGCCCAAAGATGAGGTACATTCCGCCGCCATCATTACCGACGACAAAATTAAACTGATCGATATTATGAAAAACGAAGTATTTAAAGAAATAGATCTATAG
- a CDS encoding MBL fold metallo-hydrolase has translation MELVKINGNTYYLPAGTNIGLFAFKDKYTLLIDSGNNNQQARKISEVVEANNYNIKFIVNTHNHIDHTGGNGFFKTHYPGTVLHASTDAKLMIENDRLFPMYLFGGNPVKDLAKYFVANKDYLIDITLAPGHFKINNEKFDIIPLPGHASGQIGIATRDRVCFLGDALFSEKIISKYSLPFLFDIQAQLNSYQTITELDYDFFVLGHADQIYNGQTIKKLVKINQDNLNNYLDMVIESLIQPKTKEELLEEIIILNDLAIDFKEYHFSLSTISAMITYLAELNQLEHQIENGKLYYYKKS, from the coding sequence ATGGAATTAGTTAAAATAAATGGCAACACCTATTACCTGCCTGCCGGCACAAATATTGGCCTGTTTGCCTTTAAGGATAAATATACTTTGCTGATCGATAGCGGCAACAACAATCAACAGGCCCGCAAAATCAGTGAAGTGGTGGAAGCTAATAATTACAACATCAAGTTCATTGTTAATACACACAACCATATTGATCATACCGGCGGTAACGGATTTTTCAAAACCCATTACCCTGGCACGGTGCTACACGCTTCCACTGATGCCAAGTTAATGATTGAAAATGACCGCTTATTCCCCATGTATCTTTTTGGCGGCAACCCCGTTAAAGACCTAGCCAAATACTTTGTGGCTAACAAAGATTACTTGATCGATATCACGTTGGCACCGGGCCACTTTAAAATTAATAACGAAAAATTTGATATTATCCCGCTGCCCGGGCATGCCAGCGGGCAAATTGGCATTGCCACCCGGGATAGAGTATGTTTTTTAGGCGATGCCCTATTTAGCGAAAAGATAATCAGCAAGTACTCACTGCCCTTTTTATTCGATATTCAAGCCCAGCTAAATAGCTATCAAACCATAACGGAACTTGATTATGACTTCTTCGTACTTGGTCACGCGGATCAAATCTACAATGGCCAAACCATTAAAAAACTAGTAAAAATTAATCAGGATAATTTAAACAACTATTTGGATATGGTAATAGAAAGCCTCATTCAGCCGAAGACTAAAGAAGAATTATTAGAAGAGATTATCATATTAAATGATTTGGCCATTGATTTTAAAGAGTACCATTTCTCCCTTTCTACCATATCTGCAATGATTACTTACTTAGCTGAGCTGAATCAATTGGAGCATCAAATAGAAAATGGTAAGCTTTACTATTATAAAAAATCTTAA